CAAGACGTATTCATGGAAAACTTACTCATGCAGATCCTCATTCTCCAAACGGCTCGGAGCACCACCCTTCTCCAACAAATCTTATGTATCCGATAGTCCCTCGTCCAGAAAACGTTCATATTCATTCCTTATTAACAGCAGAACAAAAAGCCCTCTCTTTACAAAGCTCTTTATTACAAAGAAAAAAACAGTAACCCTCATGTTACTGTTTAAAACAATTTATTCCGATCAAAAAACCAAATCCCGGCTGCTAGAAATAAAAATAGACAACTAAATATAAATGTAATCCCTCTAAAAATCCCTATATAATATTTCTTTGGAAATAATTTTTGATATATCCAGAGCAGCCGCTTTTTATTGAACTTCTAGTTCACACTTTTTCTTTCTTCAATTTTTAAAGACCATCTCATTAATCCATATATACTTCCATACATAAGTAAGATCTTTGCAATTCCCCAAAATACATTTCTTTCTTCTAAGTCTTTAAATAAGAACATAATTGCAAGAGGAACAATTAGTACCACAACACCTATCCAACCAAGAACATATACTTCACCAATAAGAAGTAATAAAAATATAGTTACTGCTAATATATATGTCTGCATTGTCGACAATTGTAAAATTGGCGTCCCATACCATTTATTCATAAACATTAATAACACCAATAATAAAATAGGTATCATCACTATTACATAAATAATTCCAAACTCTACTAATTTACTTTTAAAAGAAGAAATTCTAAACGCAACAATCGTTCCAATAATCGTAATAATTAAAACGATTGGATAACCAATTAACTGTACATTTGTTAATGTAAATTGTTGATTCGGATTTCCAAATAAAATATTTGTAAGTAACCAATATCCACCTATCCCAATTATCATTCCTAAGATACTTTTTATTCTCCCGCTTTTATCCTTCTCCATCTCTTTCGCTAATTCTTCCGCATACTCTTTTGGTGAATCACCAAATATATCACTTACCGTCTTTCCCTCTTTCTCACCTTCTATTAAATGAAGCTCTGCATCTTCTAGAAAGGCGTCCACATCTTCTTCTTTAATTCCTTTTGTTATTAAATACACTTTCGTATCGATTAAAAACTTTTCCCCTTCTTTAGAAATCTTCATAATAATCCCTCCCTTATTAAACCGCTTCTCTTCTATTCGTCTTCATCATAATTTCAACGAAAATTAAAATAAATAAACTTCCATAT
This genomic interval from Bacillus thuringiensis contains the following:
- a CDS encoding DUF1129 domain-containing protein, producing the protein MKISKEGEKFLIDTKVYLITKGIKEEDVDAFLEDAELHLIEGEKEGKTVSDIFGDSPKEYAEELAKEMEKDKSGRIKSILGMIIGIGGYWLLTNILFGNPNQQFTLTNVQLIGYPIVLIITIIGTIVAFRISSFKSKLVEFGIIYVIVMIPILLLVLLMFMNKWYGTPILQLSTMQTYILAVTIFLLLLIGEVYVLGWIGVVVLIVPLAIMFLFKDLEERNVFWGIAKILLMYGSIYGLMRWSLKIEERKSVN